Proteins encoded together in one Vigna angularis cultivar LongXiaoDou No.4 chromosome 5, ASM1680809v1, whole genome shotgun sequence window:
- the LOC108339403 gene encoding uncharacterized protein LOC108339403, which produces MAPTNNHRTRCGDTRFPRNLILLLVTIFVFFMAAISIAWLVMHPHNPGFGVTSLSVTKFSLSDSHVRGRYEIGLTLTNPNKITTLVELHRSGFLQLYGEEWHSVDATQRWQRRVVLEKFTNKSVKVDFEVIDQHQKAVPPVLVEDLNKGVVNFNVVLTVTVRFEAGIWPSKDVLLDVRCKDLDVEFHSQTKDTGKLLGIGKNCSTKNAGGRT; this is translated from the coding sequence ATGGCTCCGACAAACAACCACAGGACAAGATGCGGTGACACCCGTTTTCCCCGAAACCTAATACTTTTGTTGGTTACCATCTTTGTTTTTTTCATGGCTGCTATCAGCATAGCATGGCTTGTCATGCACCCACATAACCCTGGTTTTGGGGTGACGTCACTTTCTGTAACCAAGTTCTCTCTCTCAGACTCCCATGTACGAGGAAGATACGAGATTGGACTAACCTTAACAAACCCCAACAAGATCACAACCCTAGTGGAGCTTCACCGTTCCGGCTTCTTGCAGCTTTACGGTGAGGAGTGGCACTCGGTGGATGCAACACAGCGGTGGCAACGACGCGTGGTCCTGGAGAAGTTCACCAACAAGAGTGTGAAGGTTGACTTTGAAGTGATTGACCAGCACCAGAAGGCTGTGCCCCCGGTTCTGGTGGAGGACTTAAACAAAGGGGTGGTGAACTTCAACGTGGTTTTGACGGTTACAGTTAGATTTGAAGCTGGAATATGGCCAAGCAAGGATGTGTTATTGGATGTTCGGTGTAAGGATCTGGATGTGGAATTCCACTCTCAAACAAAAGACACTGGCAAGCTTCTGGGTATTGGGAAGAACTGCTCCACAAAGAATGCTGGAGGGAGAACTTGA
- the LOC128196726 gene encoding uncharacterized protein LOC128196726, which produces MNMMNVAKYLGKVNLYVVHGVDEATILENDENEILLLCEGHAESGESSGVGGEAHVEGGEEGITDVVEGAVEVQNDYAVDVDNEDARDVENDDALEVQKEDLLDVDNEDWLDVEHDDALEVEKEDSVDNEDVEHEDAEDDEVAVEVENEDEVEDVSEEALEVDNEAEIEVKSEQVLHVDIQDGGEVDSEEEMEVEVEVNSDDEAGMDDLSGDEYVDEDSEKETQQCRGLSDDDCESDKLLTPENSASEEDDNDDTIYVGPFSKYAKQKSMVDYKWEVGTIFTNREEFKDAIRRYVVHAERNLKFIKNDNRRVRVTCMGGQGKCPWLAYCGYLPSRKIWQLKKIIDTHSCSRQLNIKLMNAKWLSQEIDRSLVENPSLKVNDIRTKALRKWNTNVSISKARRAKLIATRQVEGDFKEQYKRVYDYGHELLRCNPGSTVQIKVDFHNGDPIFQRMYVCLKACKDSFISCRPIICLDGCFLKGVYKGELLTVVGRDPNDQMLPLAYAVVEVENKDSWTWFLQLLIEDLGGTAGLVLAIQELLPRAEQRYCLRHLYANFRKRFGGQVLKNLMWSAATTTYPQAWEREMLKIKEVNVEAYKYLIAIPPRFWSRSRFTGQPMCDTLDNNITEAFNSVLIHARGKSIITMMEDIRVYLMKRWATNRSMVASMDFTICPKIKNRLQKECNLSRFWLPSWAARKIFEVRHSSSVGNKFTVDLDTKECSCRKWMISGIPCCHAIAAMNYCNVDPDNFIPTCFRRSTYEEVYASIIFPLNGPQLWQTTNFNDVLPPLIRKLPGRPKKKRKLEAWELTKDNTQMRVGGHRKKCTICRQTKHNRNNCPLRPQPAEATQPPEATQPTQTTQSPETTQPSQPPPSSQSSRPTKFRVRRKDR; this is translated from the exons ATGAACATGATGAATGTGGCTAAGTATTTGGGGAAAGTGAACCTGTATGTTGTGCATGGGGTGGACGAAGCAACTATCTTAGAAAATGATGAGAATGAGATTCTTTTGCTATGTGAAGGTCATGCAGAGAGTGGTGAGAGTAGTGGCGTGGGAGGAGAAGCACATGTTGAGGGTGGTGAAGAAGGAATTACAGACGTAGTGGAGGGTGCAGTGGAGGTTCAGAATGACTATGCAGTGGATGTTGACAATGAGGATGCACGGGATGTTGAGAATGACGATGCATTGGAGGTTCAGAAGGAGGATTTACTGGATGTTGACAATGAGGATTGGTTGGATGTTGAGCATGACGATGCATTGGAGGTTGAGAAGGAGGATTCAGTGGATAATGAGGATGTTGAGCATGAGGATGCAGAAGATGATGAGGTTGCAGTGGAGGTTGAGAATGAGGATGAAGTTGAGGATGTAAGTGAAGAAGCATTGGAAGTGGATAATGAGGCTGAAATTGAGGTCAAAAGTGAACAAGTACTTCACGTGGACATTCAGGATGGAGGGGAGGTTGATAgtgaagaagaaatggaagtgGAAGTGGAAGTGAACAGTGATGATGAAGCAGGAATGGATGATCTGAGTGGTGATGAATACGTGGATGAAGACAGTGAAAAAGAAACCCAACAATGTAGGGGTTTGTCAGATGATGATTGTGAGTCTGATAAGCTTTTAACTCCTGAAAATAGTGCAAGTGAGGAGGATGACAATGATGATACAATATATGTAGGTCCTTTCTcaaaatatgcaaaacagaagtCCATGGTAGATTACAAGTGGGAAGTGGGCACTATTTTTACTAACAGGGAAGAGTTTAAGGATGCTATTAGAAGGTATGTTGTTCATGCTGAGAGGAatctaaaatttatcaaaaatgaTAACCGTAGGGTGAGGGTGACATGCATGGGTGGCCAAGGTAAGTGCCCATGGCTAGCTTATTGTGGTTATTTGCCGTCACGAAAAATTTGGCAATTGAAGAAGATAATTGATACTCATAGTTGTAGTAGGCAACTTAATATTAAACTGATGAATGCTAAGTGGTTAAGTCAGGAAATAGATAGATCTTTAGTTGAGAATCCTAGTTTAAAGGTGAATGATATTCGTACTAAAGCATTAAGAAAATGGAATACAAATGTTTCAATATCCAAGGCAAGAAGGGCAAAGTTAATTGCCACAAGACAGGTTGAAGGAGATTtcaaagaacaatataaaagggTGTACGACTATGGACATGAGCTGTTGAGGTGTAATCCAGGGTCAACAGTGCAGATTAAAGTTGACTTTCATAATGGAGACCCAATCTTTCAAAGAATGTATGTTTGTCTCAAAGCTTGTAAAGATAGTTTCATAAGCTGTAGGCCCATTATATGTTTAGATGGATGTTTTTTGAAAGGTGTTTACAAGGGGGAGCTGCTGACTGTTGTTGGTAGGGACCCAAACGATCAAATGCTACCCCTTGCCTATGCAGTAGTAGAAGTGGAGAACAAAGACAGCTGGACATGGTTTTTGCAATTGTTAATTGAAGACCTCGGGGGCACTGCC GGGTTAGTCTTAGCTATCCAGGAGCTTCTGCCTCGGGCAGAACAAAGATACTGTTTAAGGCACCTTTATGCAAACTTTAGGAAAAGGTTTGGTGGGCAGGTATTAAAAAATCTGATGTGGAGTGCTGCAACCACCACATATCCCCAGGCTTGGGAGAGAGAAATgctgaaaattaaagaagtcaATGTTGAAGCATATAAATACCTCATAGCAATTCCCCCTAG GTTTTGGTCAAGGTCTCGCTTCACAGGTCAACCAATGTGTGATACCCTTGATAACAACATCACTGAAGCTTTCAACAGTGTTCTCATTCATGCAAGAGgaaaatcaattatcacaatGATGGAGGATATCAGAGTGTATCTCATGAAAAGGTGGGCCACCAATAGAAGCATGGTGGCATCTATGGACTTCACAATATGCCCAAAGATAAAGAACAGGCTTCAGAAAGAATGTAATTTGTCAAGATTTTGGCTGCCAAG CTGGGCTGCACGAAAGATCTTTGAGGTTAGGCATAGTTCATCCGTTGGGAACAAGTTCACAGTGGATCTGGACACTAAAGAGTGTAGCTGCAGAAAGTGGATGATCAGTGGCATCCCATGCTGTCATGCAATTGCAGCAATGAACTACTGTAATGTTGATCCAGACAATTTTATACCCACTTGCTTCAGAAGATCCACATATGAAGAGGTGTATGCATCCATAATTTTTCCACTCAATGGTCCCCAACTATGGCAAACCACAAATTTCAATGATGTACTACCACCACTGATAAGAAAGTTGCCTGGGAGGCCAAAGAAAAAACGGAAGTTGGAGGCATGGGAGTTAACTAAGGACAACACTCAAATGCGTGTTGGAGGGCATAGGAAAAAGTGTACCATTTGCCGTCAGACAAAGCACAACAGGAATAACTGCCCTTTACGGCCCCAACCAGCAGAAGCAACCCAACCACCAGAAGCAACCCAGCCAACACAAACAACCCAGTCACCAGAAACAACACAACCATCACAGCCACCTCCAAGTTCCCAATCATCCCGTCCAACAAAATTCAGAGTTAGAAGaaaagatagatag
- the LOC108339970 gene encoding glycosyl hydrolase 5 family protein gives MIPMVAKRAVTVLLYVTVLQSVKGFLLHTNDRWIVSESGKRVKLACVNWVSHLDGAVAEGLNQQPLDMISKRIKSMGFNCVRLTWPLFLLTNHSLASLTVRNSFQNLALLQSINAVQAINPSIIDLPLIKAYQEVVKSLGENDVMVILDNHVSQPGWCCSNTDGNGFFGDQYFDPDLWITGLTNMATLFRGVSNVVGMSLRNELRGPKQNVNQWYRYMPKGAEAVHAANPEVLVILSGLNFDTDLSFMKEEALKLSFNGKLVLELHWYSFSEGKAWASGNANQVCGEVTGNVMRRAGFLLGQGFPLFVSEFGLDLRGSDANDNTYLNCFMAFAAQFDLDWALWTLGGSYYIRQGVVGMNEYYGILNSDWSEVRNPSFLQRISAIQIPFQGPGLSEAKPYKVIFHPLTGLCIIRKSLVEALRLGPCSDSDQWEYTDQSTVSIKGTYFCLQAEGEGKQAKIGNICSAPNSRWEMISDSKMHLSAQINNSSGVCLDVDTNNIIVTNTCKCLTKDNTCEPASQWFKLVDSTRN, from the exons ATGATCCCTATGGTAGCAAAAAGAGCAGTAACAGTGCTGCTATATGTGACAGTTCTTCAAAGTGTGAAGGGTTTTCTGCTACACACCAATGATAGGTGGATTGTGAGTGAAAGTGGGAAGAGGGTGAAGCTAGCATGTGTGAACTGGGTGTCCCATTTGGATGGTGCTGTTGCTGAGGGCTTAAATCAACAACCTTTGGATATGATTTCCAAGAGAATCAAGTCTATGGGATTCAACTGTGTGAGACTCACATGGCCACTTTTCTTGCTCACCAATCACTCTCTTGCTTCTCTCACTGTCAGAAACTCTTTCCAAAACCTTGCCCTTCTTCAATCCATCAATGCTGTTCAAGCCATCAACCCCTCCATCATTGATCTTCCCCTCATCAAAGCTTACCAG GAAGTGGTGAAAAGCTTAGGAGAGAATGATGTAATGGTGATTCTGGACAATCACGTGAGCCAACCAGGGTGGTGCTGTAGTAACACGGACGGCAATGGCTTCTTTGGGGACCAATATTTTGATCCTGACCTTTGGATTACGGGTCTTACCAATATGGCTACACTTTTCAGAGGGGTGAGTAATGTGGTAGGCATGAGCTTGAGAAATGAGTTACGAGGTCCCAAACAAAATGTCAACCAATGGTACAG GTATATGCCAAAGGGAGCAGAAGCAGTGCATGCAGCAAATCCAGAAGTTCTTGTGATTCTTTCTGGTCTAAACTTTGACACTGACCTATCATTCATGAAAGAGGAAGCACTGAAACTGAGCTTCAATGGAAAACTGGTGTTGGAACTGCACTGGTACAGCTTCAGTGAGGGTAAAGCATGGGCCTCAGGGAATGCAAACCAAGTGTGTGGGGAAGTCACAGGAAATGTGATGAGAAGGGCAGGGTTCCTTTTGGGCCAAGGCTTCCCATTATTTGTCAGTGAGTTTGGGCTGGACTTGAGAGGCTCAGATGCCAATGACAATACCTACCTAAACTGCTTCATGGCATTTGCAGCCCAATTTGACTTGGATTGGGCCTTATGGACACTTGGTGGAAGTTACTACATAAGACAAGGAGTTGTTGGAATGAATGAGTATTATGGTATTCTCAATTCAGATTGGAGTGAGGTTAGAAACCCTAGTTTCTTGCAAAGGATCTCAGCTATTCAAATTCCTTTTCAAG GGCCAGGTTTATCAGAAGCAAAACCATACAAAGTGATTTTTCACCCTTTGACAGGTCTTTGCATCATAAGAAAATCACTGGTTGAGGCGTTGAGGTTGGGACCTTGTTCTGATTCTGATCAATGGGAGTACACAGACCAAAGCACAGTATCCATAAAGGGTACCTATTTCTGTTTACAAGCAGAGGGAGAAGGGAAGCAAGCAAAAATTGGGAATATATGCTCAGCTCCCAATTCAAGATGGGAAATGATCTCTGATTCAAAGATGCATCTATCAGCTCAAATCAATAACTCTTCTGGTGTGTGTCTTGATGTAGACACCAATAACATCATTGTCACCAACACTTGTAAATGTCTAACCAAAGATAACACTTGTGAACCTGCAAGCCAATGGTTTAAACTTGTTGACAGCACAAGGAATTAA
- the LOC108339953 gene encoding NDR1/HIN1-like protein 1, with the protein MSTKDCGHHHSSRRRLIRLVLVGVAAFILLVLFLVFLIWVILRPAKPRFTLQDATLFTFNLSSPIPNTLSLTMQVTLSAHNPNSRIGVYYHALHLHASYRSQQISLPTALPDTYQGHHDFTVWSPFLYGNTVPVAPFVLASLQQDQNAGTVMVNVKINGRVKWKVGTWVSGRYHIYVNCPAYISFAGDRSNAEGVKFHLLQSCSVDV; encoded by the coding sequence ATGTCCACCAAGGACTGCGGCCACCACCACTCTTCGCGCCGCCGTCTCATCCGCCTCGTCCTTGTCGGCGTCGCTGCCTTCATCCTCCTAGTCCTCTTCCTTGTCTTCCTCATATGGGTCATCCTCCGCCCGGCGAAGCCCCGCTTCACCCTCCAAGACGCCACCCTCTTCACCTTCAACCTCTCTTCCCCTATCCCCAACACCCTCTCTCTCACCATGCAGGTCACCCTCTCCGCCCACAACCCCAACTCCCGCATCGGCGTCTACTACCACGCACTCCACCTCCACGCCTCCTACCGTAGCCAGCAGATCTCCCTCCCCACCGCCCTCCCCGACACCTACCAGGGCCACCACGACTTCACCGTCTGGTCGCCCTTCCTCTACGGTAACACCGTCCCCGTCGCGCCGTTTGTTCTCGCCTCCCTGCAGCAGGACCAAAATGCCGGCACTGTTATGGTCAACGTTAAGATCAACGGGAGAGTGAAGTGGAAGGTCGGAACTTGGGTCTCTGGAAGGTACCATATTTATGTTAACTGTCCCGCGTATATTAGCTTCGCCGGAGATCGGAGCAATGCCGAAGGAGTGAAGTTCCACCTCTTACAAAGTTGTAGCGTTGATGTGTAG